CAAGCCCACTTCGGCGGAAAGCGCTCTGGTACTGGGCAATCGGGCGCCCGGCCCAAGCTCGCCGCGATCGATGGCCGCGCGGATACCGTCGGCTACCTGAACGGGCAACGTACGACGGTCGGCGCGATCGACCGTGATCGACAGCGAATTCGGCGGCAATGTCATCGTGCGTCACCTGCCCAGGGAGATAAGTGGCCTAGCAAAGTCACTATCTATTGGACCATGACAGTGAGCCAACCGAGCGGAATCCTGTAATCATGACAACCGACGACGCACTCCTGTCCCCGACGCACAGAACCACGGTGATCCGTGGTCGGCAGCGCGCTCGAGCTGAGCGATCGGCACTGCTGGACGTTCTCAGCTCGGCTCGGCTCTGCCATCTGGGAGTGGTGGTGGACAGCGTGCCGCGTGTGCTTCCGACCGTGTTCGGCGTGGATCCGGACGGCCCGGACAGGGCCGGAACTCTGTACCTGCACGGCTCGGTGGCCTCTCGCAGCCTGATCGAGGCTTCGGCGCAGGACATCTGCGTGACGGTCACCGTCGTCGACGGGTTGGTTCTGGCTCGATCTGCGTTCCACCACTCGATGAACTATCGAAGTGCGGTCGTGGTTGGGCGGCCGCGTCGAGTGGAGGACGAGCAGGAGCGAATCCGCGCTTTGGACGCAATAGTCGATCAGGTCGTTCCCGGTAGAAGTGCACACCTGCGTGCGCATACGAAAAAAGAACTCGCAGCGACCAGCGTGCTGGCGCTTCCGCTGTACGAGGCCTCGGTGAAGGCACGTGCCGGCGGACCGGTCGACGACGACTCCGACATTGCAGCCGGGGGAGTGTGGGCGGGTGTCGTTCCCATCGGTGAAAGCGTCGGGCGTGCAGTACGTGCCGAAGACGTGGAACCACTCCTTGCGCTGCCCGATCATGTCTTCGCGTTGTGTCGGCCCTGAAACCCGCATTACCGGTATTTCCTGCAAATATGGTGGGCGTCACACGGCAAGGTATGGCGGCCGTAACGAGCAGGGTGGAGCGCGCATGGGCTCGGACCTGCACAGATGTCCGCAACACCTCGATCCACCAGCCGATTTGCACGCGTGGGGTTGGTGGCGTAACTTTTGTCGAGTCAGAGCGACGGACACCGACCCGGTCTTCACGGACAGGGATACGAGGTTGGACGTGTGGCTCGGCAGGTTTCATCCCCCAAGAGTCGGGCCTTGTGTCCGAGACCAAGCTGGGATAGGCTGGAACAGTTGCCCTTGAGGCCTTCGGACTGTGTGTTCGTGGGGTTCGAGTGTGTGCGTGTTCTTTGAGAACTCAACAGTGTGTCGATGAATGTCAGTGCCGAATTTTTGTTTGGTGAAAGCATTCGATGTATCAATTATCCGCTTGTGGTGGTTGTTGTCGGGTGTTGTTTGAAAATGCTAGTTGAGTTTATTTGCTAGTGATTTGACTTGATGTCTTTGACTGATTCGCAGCCTCTTCGGGGGTTATTGTTTCGCAGGTCTTTTACGGAGAGTTTGATCCTGGCTCAGGACGAACGCTGGCGGCGTGCTTAACACATGCAAGTCGAGCGGTAAGGCCTTTCGGGGTACACGAGCGGCGAACGGGTGAGTAACACGTGGGTGATCTGCCCTGCACTCTGGGATAAGCTTGGGAAACTGGGTCTAATACCGGATATGACCACAGCATGCATGTGTTGTGGTGGAAAGATTTATCGGTGCAGGATGGGCCCGCGGCCTATCAGCTTGTTGGTGGGGTAATGGCCTACCAAGGCGACGACGGGTAGCCGACCTGAGAGGGTGACCGGCCACACTGGGACTGAGACACGGCCCAGACTCCTACGGGAGGCAGCAGTGGGGAATATTGCACAATGGGCGGAAGCCTGATGCAGCGACGCCGCGTGAGGGATGAAGGCCTTCGGGTTGTAAACCTCTTTCAGCAGGGACGAAGCGTGAGTGACGGTACCTGCAGAAGAAGCACCGGCTAACTACGTGCCAGCAGCCGCGGTAATACGTAGGGTGCGAGC
The nucleotide sequence above comes from Rhodococcoides fascians A25f. Encoded proteins:
- a CDS encoding pyridoxamine 5'-phosphate oxidase family protein; the protein is MTTDDALLSPTHRTTVIRGRQRARAERSALLDVLSSARLCHLGVVVDSVPRVLPTVFGVDPDGPDRAGTLYLHGSVASRSLIEASAQDICVTVTVVDGLVLARSAFHHSMNYRSAVVVGRPRRVEDEQERIRALDAIVDQVVPGRSAHLRAHTKKELAATSVLALPLYEASVKARAGGPVDDDSDIAAGGVWAGVVPIGESVGRAVRAEDVEPLLALPDHVFALCRP